From the genome of Lotus japonicus ecotype B-129 chromosome 6, LjGifu_v1.2, one region includes:
- the LOC130725060 gene encoding B3 domain-containing protein At2g33720-like, which yields MACVPESICVHLTLGACPCAKSIIACSSNNPVEDDDSREKQQHRRAEEISHAAAVVESPELMLCDDPWKIKKKLTQSDLGYLSRLLIPKDLAEDLVLPVLTRDAQMQVYTENGTKILIWDVDTQSSHYLVFKLWNSSGSYVFIDNWTKDFVKRRGLKKGDEIKLHWDPNKNCFNFSVHYSSN from the coding sequence ATGGCTTGCGTTCCTGAAAGCATTTGTGTTCATTTAACACTGGGTGCTTGCCCATGTGCCAAGAGCATCATAGCCTGTTCCTCCAACAATCCGGTTGAGGATGATGATTCAAGAGAAAAACAACAACATCGTAGAGCTGAAGAGATATCACATGCAGCAGCAGTAGTGGAATCCCCTGAATTGATGCTTTGTGATGATCCATGGAAGATAAAGAAGAAGCTGACACAGAGTGATCTTGGTTACTTGAGTAGACTCTTGATTCCCAAAGACTTGGCTGAGGACTTAGTGCTTCCTGTGTTGACTCGTGATGCCCAAATGCAGGTTTATACTGAAAACGGAACTAAAATCTTGATTTGGGACGTGGACACCCAATCCTCACATTACTTGGTTTTCAAGCTTTGGAATTCTTCTGGAAGTTATGTTTTCATTGACAATTGGACTAAAGATTTTGTCAAAAGAAGGGGTTTGAAGAAAGGTGATGAAATTAAGCTTCATTGGGATCCAAACAAGAACTGCTTCAATTTTTCAGTTCATTATTCGTCTAATTAG